The following DNA comes from Cellulophaga sp. HaHa_2_95.
TAGATGGACAGGTGTTGCAGCTACAAACTGGGACAATCCAGAAGCTGCATTTGGTCAAAATTTTAAATCTACTTCTTTGTTAATGCCGGCGTTTACTGCTGCGATTCCAGATGGTAGGAATCTTCAAGAAGGGGCAACAAATAGTTTTAATCCCGCACAAGGAGTACATGCAAAAGATCTAGCCTTCGGAGCAGATTTTTTTCAGGATTTGGGAAACAATTGGTCGCTTAAAAACTTAATTAAATATTCTAATAAGGATGCCAATTGGCAAACGTCTATTAGTAACGCCTTTGTTTCACTAGATAATCCTTTAGCCTATTTTATCAGTGGAGCATCTTTTCCCATAGATGAGGTGGTTTTTCGTGATACTCAATCAGGTTCTGAAATTGCCCGAGTAAATAATGCAGGAATCCTTGCAGGAGAGCCAGCGGAATATTTAGGGAATGGTACTTTGCCAAATGACGCGATCATGGGAACATCGGCTTGGTACAAAGAGAATAAAGCTAGTGAATGGATGAATGATTTCTCTCTTCATAAAAAAATAGCGCAGCATAATTTTACAGGAGGATTGGCTTTAGGTTTTTCAGATACGTCATTATTTACGCAAGGCAGCTTTGGATACGTTACATATGAGCCAAATCCTAAAATGCTTCAAGTTTCCTTAGAGAACCCTAATCAGCCTACCATCTCATTATCAGATGAAAACGGAATTAGTAATTATGGCGGTTTATTTTTTGTGAATGCAGAAGCTCAAGTGAGTCAAATTGGAGCTTTTGCGAATGATCGATGGGAAATTACAGATCGTATAAATGTAGATTTAGGCTTGCGGTATGAGAACATTCGACACAAAGGGAGTAAAGACCGTTATGCTCCGTTCTCGCAGGATGGAGGCTTAGATGGCGATGCAACAACGGCTTATGATAATGGCATTTTGGCACCAACAGGGGATAAAGATGCCTTTGATTTTAACTATAACTACCTATCTTTTTCAGGAGGTTTAAATTTTAAAATTAATAAAGTAGCTTCGGTGTTTACTAGGTTTTCAAAAGGAAATAAAGCTCCAGAGTTAAATTACTATTTTAATAATTTTGCTAATGTTCCCATCAATCAAAAAGGAGAAGTTCAAAAAATTACCCAGGCTGAGGTTGGCATTAAATATAGCCTTTCAGACTTTTCATTGACGAGTACCGTTTTTTGGAGCCAGTTAGACAATATAGGGAATACAAATTTTGAATTTGATGGGGAAACAAATAGTGTTTTTTATACCCCCATTTTATTCAATACGTCCAGAACTTTAGGCTTAGAATGGGAAGCGGTATATACCCCTTTTCGTAATTTCAAATTTCTTTTTAATGGAGTCGTTCAAAATCCAAAAGCTACAGAATGGTTGGTATATGATGCAGCAGGATCAGTAGCCGTAGCAGATGATACTACAATAGATTACTCAGGAAACACAGTGCCATTTAATCCTAAATTAATGTTCAATGTACAAGGAGAGTATCAATTAGATAAGCTATTGGTGCATTACAAATGGCAATTTATGGGAGAACGTCAAGGCAATGTAGCAAATGCATTTACGTTGGCAGATTATAGTATCTCTGATGCAGGTATTGGCTATCAGTTTACAAAGCATATTTCAGCAAATTTATTGGTGGTTAATATGTTCAATTCAGACGGATTAGCCAATTTTTTTGGAGGCAATAGTTTTGGTGCTAATGCCAATGGAGCTACCTCAGAATTTATTCAGAATAATCCTAATGAAAGTTTTGTCGTTGTTCCTGTATTGCCAAGAAGTACCTCTTTAAGAGTAAACTACACGTTCTAAATGACGAAAAAAATAAAATGCAAAAGCCTGGAAATTTATAATTTCCAGGCTTTTTTTAATTTTAGACTAGTAATAACAAATACTATTTTTTCTCCTTTTCTAAAGCTTCTAGTTCTTCTAAGGTCCAATAATCTTCTCTTCCTTCAGATTCTTTTCTGGCATTGCCAACAACCCGCTTATGTACGCCATCTTCATTGTTTAAAGCCCTTACATAACTAAGAACATCTGCGATCCATTGATCATCATTACTTTTTAAAGCCATCATTATGCCGTATTCTTTCCCTTCGATAGGGCCAATTAATCCGTTTAATAAAATCTTGCTTAATGTTCCTTTATCGCCTTTAACACGAGCGCTACCTATTAGGGAAGGGGCTATAAGTGCGCCATCTTCGGTAGGGACACCTTTTAAATCAGGACCGTGACACGTAATACACAATTGCTTATAAGAATCATAGCCTCTAAGAATACTTTGTTTGTTGCCCAATGATCTATTAGAAATTGCTGTTTTTAATTGCGATAATTTAGAGTCATCCTTTTTTAAACTTTCTTTAACCGCGTGGAAAACAATCTCATTTTCTGAGTAATTTTCTAGCATAGTATTCAGAATATCGGTTGCTATT
Coding sequences within:
- a CDS encoding TonB-dependent receptor; the encoded protein is MNKITSISLFLVGMLNVFCAYAQVVSYSGTVNDTKGEPIEGATIYLNSSSIYGITNAAGAFEIQNIPLGTYKVSIAHLGYKKLDFEAEITENATDKNLILEADYLGLQAVVVTGSFTSLEAMNTATSISTIEQKRLKQIYPQGTASLLQNIPGTFTDASAGEVFTKVYTRGISASAEDDLGWYYVSLQEDGLPVSLVQHSYYSPDLFHRVDLMTQRVEAIRGGSASITAMNAPGGIYNFLTPGIRNELGGEVQVLSALQYSGNTLFKVDGVIGGPLGSNWFFNAGGHYRKDEGARDVDFTFSKGGQFKFNVIKKFANGYLKLHGKLLDDYTNRWTGVAATNWDNPEAAFGQNFKSTSLLMPAFTAAIPDGRNLQEGATNSFNPAQGVHAKDLAFGADFFQDLGNNWSLKNLIKYSNKDANWQTSISNAFVSLDNPLAYFISGASFPIDEVVFRDTQSGSEIARVNNAGILAGEPAEYLGNGTLPNDAIMGTSAWYKENKASEWMNDFSLHKKIAQHNFTGGLALGFSDTSLFTQGSFGYVTYEPNPKMLQVSLENPNQPTISLSDENGISNYGGLFFVNAEAQVSQIGAFANDRWEITDRINVDLGLRYENIRHKGSKDRYAPFSQDGGLDGDATTAYDNGILAPTGDKDAFDFNYNYLSFSGGLNFKINKVASVFTRFSKGNKAPELNYYFNNFANVPINQKGEVQKITQAEVGIKYSLSDFSLTSTVFWSQLDNIGNTNFEFDGETNSVFYTPILFNTSRTLGLEWEAVYTPFRNFKFLFNGVVQNPKATEWLVYDAAGSVAVADDTTIDYSGNTVPFNPKLMFNVQGEYQLDKLLVHYKWQFMGERQGNVANAFTLADYSISDAGIGYQFTKHISANLLVVNMFNSDGLANFFGGNSFGANANGATSEFIQNNPNESFVVVPVLPRSTSLRVNYTF